The stretch of DNA CTTTCCGATGTATCAGAAATCAATTTACAAAATGCAATGATACCAAGTGTAATATGCGAGAAATTCGGCATCAAATATAATACGTATGAATTAGATACATCGAAAATAGAATCCTTTGATAATACAAAAGACTTTGAAAATGATACTGCTATTGTTTTACAATCATCAAGGGAAATATCAACTAACAATAATTATTCTGAGATTAGTATTAATAATAATGATAACTCAAAAGAAAAGATATTTTATATATCAGATTTACACCTTCTGCATAAATTGGAGCACTTCCAAGTCAAATCTCAATCCGACGTTATTTATATTATTCAAAAATGTGTAAACATTATTGTGGATGAAACAGAAAATATTCTTTTGCTAGGCGGTGATATTTCATCAGATTACAAAATTTTTACTATCTTTTTAGAGCTGTTAAAAAGAGAATTTAAAAGACGTAATCGCAATCCTGTTATTATTTTTACTCTGGGAAACCATGAACTATGGGATTTCCCACTATTATCACTTCCCGAGATTATAAAAAAATACGATTTATTAATCTCCGAACATGGAATGCATCTACTTCATAATAATGTAATATATATAGATTCTGATAGAAAAGTCAAAAAAATATCAAGCGAAGATTTACACTTCATAACTAATGCAGAAATCCGCAGAAAACTAAAAACATCAAGAATCTCTTTCTTCGGAGGTATAGCATTCTCTGGCTGTAACAACGAATTTAATGCAGAAAACGGGATATACAGAAACACAATAACAAGACAACAAGAAATCGAAGAAAGTAAATCTTTCAAAGATTTATATGATAAAATTCTTGAAGCTATTCCTGACAAAAAACTTGTTGTTTTTACACATACTCCTATGGAATGTTGGAGTGACAAAACTGATTATCATAAAGATTATGTGTATGTCAGCGGTCATACGCATAGGAACTATTTTTATGATGATGGAGAAACAAGAATATATGCTGATAATCAAATAGGATATTTCAACAACTATCTCCATTTAAAATGGTTTGAACTGGATAATGAATATGATTATTTCTCAGATTATCAAGATGGTATTCATGAAATAACAAGCGAAGATTATCAACGTTTTTATAAAGGTAAAAATCTTCCTCTAACATTTGCAAGGAAAATATACACTTTGTATATGTTAAAAAGAAATTGTTACTATTGTTTTATTCACAAATCAGCAAGTGGTTCACTCACAATTCTTAATGGCGGTTCATTGAAAAAACTTAATGTATGGAACGTTAATTATTACTACGAACACATGGATGAAATGATTAAAATGATAAAAACTCCTCTCGATAAATACACCAGTATTCAGAAAAAAGTTTCAAATGAAATACGCAAAATAGGTGGAACGGGAGAAATACATGGTTGTATTGTAGATATTGACTACTATAATCACATATACGTAAATCCTTCTGATATGAAGCTAACATGTTATTGGGCTTCTGATATTATCAACAAAAAAATATTTCCAAACGTTCGTACTTTATTAAAAGCTGAATGTCCTATGTTATATAAACAATATAATAAATTACTAAAAGAAAGTTCTAACAATTTGCCAGCTATCTCAAAAGATGACACTACTGACATTTCTGTTTTACCACAAACATATCTTGAAACTGATATTTACAAAGTATCGAGAGAAATCAAGAAAATGCAAAAGCTTAGCTCAAACATATTAACAACTTGGTATGATATCAATAGAGACATGATTGAAACAAATTAATGATCAATACATCAACATATCCCACACATTTGTTTATATAGTTTTCAAAACAGCTGACCCTGACGATGATTGTTTCGGTCCTTTATCGAATTCAGTAAAATAGTACAAATGTGATGACAAGGAGGTAGACAGTATGTACCGTGCTGTAGAAGAATACGCTGCTGAACGCGAGAAGATTGCAATTGAAAAAGCCGCTGAAGAAATGGCCAGAACTAAAGCCGGAATTGTTAATTCACTTCTTGAAAAAGGTTTTACTTTAACAGAAGCTATAATATAACAAAGACTATGTACGAAAAAACGAACATGGATATCCGTATATTATTAATAAAACAAGCAGAGCGAGGTGTGACTATGTACACGATACAGCCCAAGAAACTGATGATCATCAATATTCTCGATATATTGAAGAAATACACCGATGAAGACCACAGACTGTCTCAGAAGGACATCGTAGATATTCTCATAAAAGAATATAGTATGCCTGCGGACAGAAAAGCGGTAAAGAGCAATCTGATGAACCTTGTGGACTTCGGATATCCTATCAATTATAGTGAATCGCTTCGTAAGGACAAAAACGGCGATGACAAGACTGTTCTGACCGACTGGTACCTCAGCCATGACTTTAGTGACGCAGAACTGCGCCTGCTTATTGATGGGCTCCTGTTCTCATGCCATATTCCATACAGTCAGCGAAAAGAGCTTATTACAAAGCTGGAGGGGCTGTCGTCTGTATACTTTCATAGCAAGGTACGTCATATCTGTACAATGCCCGATGACAGTAGCTCGAACAAGCAGCTGTTCTATACTATTGATGTTCTCGACGAAGCTATCGAAAAGAAGCGTCAGGTGGAATTTGAGTATTGCAGCTACGGTACCGACAAGCTGCTTCACCCACGCAGGAACGATAACGGTGAGATTCGTCGATATATCGTGAATCCGTATCAGCTTGCGGTAATGAGCGGTCGTTATTACCTTATCTGCAACTATGATAAGTACGATAATCTTTCCAATTACCGCGTAGACAGGATCAGCAATATCCGTATGCTTGATACTCCGATAAAGCCTGCGGACAAGGTCGACGGATACAAGTACGGACTTAACCTCGCTGAACATATGGCTGAGCACATATATATGTTCACAAGCGAGAAAATAAATGTGAAGTTCCGTGCCAACAGCTACATTATCAACGATGTCATCGACTATTTTGGGGCTGACATTGATATTTTCGACGTTACAGACAAGGATTTCATTGTCCACGCACATATCAGCGAAGAGGATATGTTCAAGTGGGCAGTTCAGTACGCCGGTCACACTGTTATACTTGAACCAGTTTCGCTCAGAGAACGTATTATAGAAGAATTACAAAAAGCTTTAAAGAATTATGTGAAGGAATAAGTTATGCCAAAACCATATCATCAGAATGTAAAAGGAGTATTAATATGAATGTAATGAAAACTGCGATTAAGATTGCAAGATGTGATTATTATCAAAACGAAATCTGCAAAGGCTTTATTGAATGTCAAGATAATGCAGGAGTCAGACAAATTCCCGAACCTTGGAACGGAGATATTGAAAACTCTAAAATCCTTATATTAAGTTCAAATCCTTCGTATGATTCAACAGAAGAATACTACCCTGCATATAATGATGACGATGAAATAATTTATGATTACTTCAAAAATAGATTTAACGATCCTAAAGGCAAAAATTTTAAATCCGTAAAATTCTGGAACACTATAAACAAGTGGACTCACTGGATTGAATGTATTGAAAAAGGTGAAACAAATGCAGACAATATCATTCAGTATCATAAAAATAAAGCTAATGAGTCAGCTCTTAATGAAGTTTGTATTTCAGAAGTCTGCCATTGTAAATCTGCAGAACAGAAATGTGTAAGTGAATATGTAGATAAATGTGTTAATAAACATTTAGATTCAGTATTAAAATGCTTTAACGGAAAATATATCATTGTTGTCGGATCTATAGCTTGGAATTTTCATGATAGAATCAGTAGTCAAACCAAAGCAAAAGTATTATCGATTCAGCATCCAAACGCTTATAATGTAAATGATATATCAAGAATTAACGACTTCATAACCCAACTAAAACATCTATCCATAAACCTCATAATCCAATAAGACAAAAATGCGGAGGTGTCAAAAAATGAAAATTATATTATCACGAAAAGGCTTTGATTCATCAAACGGCGGCTGTCCAAGTCCTATCTTGCCAGATGGTACATTGCTTTCAATGCCAATTCCATCTTCAAACGATAAGGATACTTTTGCTGATCTTTGCTACAATGGAGAAAAGTATTCTGATATCCTAAATCAGCTTTCACCAAAGAGAGCATTCACAAAATGCCATGTTGACCCTGACATAAGAGATAATAATCGTATTTCTCCGATCAATGGATGGAAACCTGCATTCGGACAATGTGACGCTGCTCAGGGAATGCTGGCAAACGCCAAAGTCGAAAAAGGAGATATTTTTCTGTTCTTTGGCTGGTTCAGGAAAACAGAAATATATAATGGCAGTTATCGTTATATCAGCAGGAAAACCGGAGATTTTTTTGATCATGCTGATTTACATGTTATTTACGGTTATATGCAGGTTGGTGATATATTAACCGATATAAACGACATATCGAAATACTATTGGCATCCGCATTCTTATTACACTAAGGTCCCAAACAATGCCTTATACATTCCAAGTCAAACATTGTCATTCAACTCAAAATATAAAGGTTACGGAATACTTGACTTCAGAAAAGAACGTGTTCTCACAATGAAAGATAAAAGCAGAAGTATATGGAACGACTTACCGTTTTTAAAGCCAGAGCATGTATACGGTAATCGCAAAAATTCTGCTAAAAATGAAGGTCTGTCTTATCGGGGAATTTGGCAAGAACTTGTTATTGATGAATCTGATGGACTTATTGACTGGGTTAAAAGCATTATTTTATAGTCATTAAAACATAATTACGCAACAGCCACGGTGCAAACCGTGGCTGTTTTCAATTCTGCGCCTGCAGGGCGCAGCACCTTTCTTACAGATCAGCAAGGCGATAATCTTATGATGAAAGATGTCCGTTTTTTTGTACATGTACTGTGTTATATTAAACTTACAGACATATATTATTGTCAGCGGAGGTTTTTCTATGAATAATAATTCTGATACACTTGTTCCGATTGCCGATTTGATTACTGATACTTATAAGAGACTGATTAACAGCAGCGTTTCTGACAAAGAAAGATACACAGGGCTTAAAACAGGTTTTGATAAACTTGATCAACTTACGAACGGTCTCCTGAAATCGGATCTTATCGTCATTGCTTCACGTCCTGCAATGGGTAAAACATCTTTTGCAATGAATATAGCACTCAATCTTGCCGGAAAACATAATAAAAAAACTGCTGTTTTCTCACTTGAAAAAAACAAAGAACAACTTACTGAACAATTGCTTTTAACAGAAAGTCGGATTGACCGTAATATCATCAGAGACAGTGCTCTGAAAGAAGATGACATTAAAAGATTATCCGACGGAGCTGAAAGATTACGCAAACTGCCGTTATTAATCGATGATACTACGTTGCTCACAGTAAATCATATCGAATCGAAATTAAAAGAAATCAATGACCTGGATTTAGTTATAATCGATGATCTTCAGTCATTGGCAGATACCATACCAAACATCAACTTCATCAAACATGTTTCAGACACACCACTCCAGCTTAAAGAAATGGCTGCAAGGTTTGATGTTCCGGTTATACTTCTGTCACAGCTGCCGCGCAGAACAGAATTCAGGCAGGACAAACGTCCTTTGCTTTCTGACTTTAACAAAACAGATCTCATCGTTAAGGCAGCTGACATAATAATATTCCTGTACCGAGACTCTTACTATAATTATGATACCAGCGAGCCAAATGTGTGTGAATGTATTGTTGCAAAGAACAGACACGGTGAAACCGGTACAATAAAACTTATGTGGGACGGTCAGTTAAAAAGGTTTCATAATTCGTAATTTCATTTACTTCAATCATACACACTGATTTTACTCCCTTAATTTCAGCATCATCAAATACTTACAGAAAGAAGGATATAATAATGTTTGATCGTGATGAAATATTCATTTCGGAATATACAGAACGCGGTGCACTGTGCTATATATTTATGTGCATTGAACGATATCTTAAAGCGCTGTATTATGACTGTGAGCTGATACCGATAGCACGAATCATGTGGCAGTATGAAAATCAATGGTGGGATGAAGAAAATGACGACAGATCTTTATTCAAGCTTATTCCTTCTTACATGATGCAGTTTGATTCATATGATAAAGCATGTTTCGATAACAATTCGTGGAAATTAAGTTTTCATGAATATACTGCTGTGAATTCTATTTACAGCAAATCAACTGCAAAAAACGCAGCTGAAGAATTGGAACGAATTTGTCACATTCCGTTATTATTTCTTGGTATTGAAACAGAATCTTTGGAAGATGAAATGAATTCGAAATACATAAAAGAGATTGAAGAAATACTTTTTAAAAATAATATACCTCTGCCTGAAAAAGAGAAACTAAAACCATTTAAGTATGAAGAAAGATGGAAATACCTTAGAAAAATAGATACTGCATTGTTGTCTGATATTCTCAATCATTAATTTTCAAGAAGACAATTTTCGTTTATATCTTTACCACATATTATGCAGCAGCCGCGGTGACAAACCGCGGCTGTTTTCAATTCTGATCAAACAGACTATACTGTTTATACTTCTCCGGAAATTCATTCAGATAGGCAAAGCATTCATTTGCTGAACACATTATTCCATGCTCTGTGCAGATGTTTTTAAACACGGACATAAGCTTCCGTGCATCCGGAGACGGCAGCATGTATGCATTTCCGTAGGTTTCAATGTAATGCTGCTTAAGACCCGGGAAATGTCTGTCGAGTGCTGCGTAATAGTATTCGCGGTCTCCCTCGCGAAGGGTAAGGCCCATATCAAAACAGACTATTCCCTTTACCCCTACACGGATACATTCTCTCAGAATGCCAGTAATATTTTCCTCCGTGTCATTTATAAAAGGAAGAATCGGAGTCATCCACACCATCGTCGGTATGCCTCGTTCCTGCATGGCAGCGAGAACTTCAAACCTGCGGCTTGCAGTGCATACATTCGGCTCAAGTATGCCGCAAAGTCTGTCGTCGAAAGTTGTGACGGTCATCTGCACCACGCATTTAGCATTTTCATTGATCTCCGCAAGAATATCAATATCACGCATTATAAGGTCTGATTTTGTAAGCAGCGTGGCACCGAAACCATGCCTGTTAATCACTTCAAGGCAGGTCCTTGTAAGCTTCAGCTCCTTTTCGATATGCATGTACGGATCGGACATCGCACCTGTCCCGATCATACACTTTTTCCTTTTGGAACGAAGCGCTGAGTCCAGGAGTTCAGGTGCATTCCTCTTCACTTCGATATCTTCAAAATCGTGTGTAAACTGATAGCATCTGCTCCGGCTGTCACAGTAGATGCATCCGTGTGAGCATCCGCGGTAAACATTCATCCCGCAGAAACCGCCGCTTCCTGTCAGTATTCCTTTGGCATCAACAAAATGCACCGCACTCACCTCATCTTTCTCAGCAATATACTATCCCTTCGTCAAGAAGCCGTCTGTATTCTTCAAAGCTTATTTTTTCTCCTCCCATACTTTCAAGATGATCAGTGTGAAACTGGCAGTCGATCATCACTCCGCCGTTCTGTTCAAGATACTCGGCAAGCATGATAAGTGCCGCTTTGGAACCATTCTCAATTTCCGAAAACATGCTCT from Ruminococcus sp. HUN007 encodes:
- a CDS encoding WYL domain-containing protein — protein: MYTIQPKKLMIINILDILKKYTDEDHRLSQKDIVDILIKEYSMPADRKAVKSNLMNLVDFGYPINYSESLRKDKNGDDKTVLTDWYLSHDFSDAELRLLIDGLLFSCHIPYSQRKELITKLEGLSSVYFHSKVRHICTMPDDSSSNKQLFYTIDVLDEAIEKKRQVEFEYCSYGTDKLLHPRRNDNGEIRRYIVNPYQLAVMSGRYYLICNYDKYDNLSNYRVDRISNIRMLDTPIKPADKVDGYKYGLNLAEHMAEHIYMFTSEKINVKFRANSYIINDVIDYFGADIDIFDVTDKDFIVHAHISEEDMFKWAVQYAGHTVILEPVSLRERIIEELQKALKNYVKE
- a CDS encoding uracil-DNA glycosylase family protein, which translates into the protein MNVMKTAIKIARCDYYQNEICKGFIECQDNAGVRQIPEPWNGDIENSKILILSSNPSYDSTEEYYPAYNDDDEIIYDYFKNRFNDPKGKNFKSVKFWNTINKWTHWIECIEKGETNADNIIQYHKNKANESALNEVCISEVCHCKSAEQKCVSEYVDKCVNKHLDSVLKCFNGKYIIVVGSIAWNFHDRISSQTKAKVLSIQHPNAYNVNDISRINDFITQLKHLSINLIIQ
- a CDS encoding DnaB-like helicase C-terminal domain-containing protein, whose protein sequence is MNNNSDTLVPIADLITDTYKRLINSSVSDKERYTGLKTGFDKLDQLTNGLLKSDLIVIASRPAMGKTSFAMNIALNLAGKHNKKTAVFSLEKNKEQLTEQLLLTESRIDRNIIRDSALKEDDIKRLSDGAERLRKLPLLIDDTTLLTVNHIESKLKEINDLDLVIIDDLQSLADTIPNINFIKHVSDTPLQLKEMAARFDVPVILLSQLPRRTEFRQDKRPLLSDFNKTDLIVKAADIIIFLYRDSYYNYDTSEPNVCECIVAKNRHGETGTIKLMWDGQLKRFHNS
- a CDS encoding radical SAM protein — encoded protein: MHFVDAKGILTGSGGFCGMNVYRGCSHGCIYCDSRSRCYQFTHDFEDIEVKRNAPELLDSALRSKRKKCMIGTGAMSDPYMHIEKELKLTRTCLEVINRHGFGATLLTKSDLIMRDIDILAEINENAKCVVQMTVTTFDDRLCGILEPNVCTASRRFEVLAAMQERGIPTMVWMTPILPFINDTEENITGILRECIRVGVKGIVCFDMGLTLREGDREYYYAALDRHFPGLKQHYIETYGNAYMLPSPDARKLMSVFKNICTEHGIMCSANECFAYLNEFPEKYKQYSLFDQN